From the genome of Bacteroides sp. MSB163, one region includes:
- a CDS encoding lipocalin family protein, producing MKKQIFSMAVMAVIFAACGGGTKTPVTVVGSWVMPINGQPGEVQGIKLEENGEASSINMHTLIYKEWEQQGDQLYLTVKSIGNGIEIEGVDTLKIDKLTPDSLVLSSNYGYTLEYVRQK from the coding sequence ATGAAAAAACAAATTTTCAGCATGGCTGTCATGGCAGTCATATTTGCCGCTTGTGGCGGTGGAACAAAAACTCCTGTCACAGTGGTAGGTTCCTGGGTAATGCCCATTAACGGACAACCTGGAGAAGTGCAAGGAATCAAACTGGAAGAGAATGGAGAAGCATCTTCCATTAATATGCACACTTTGATATACAAAGAATGGGAACAACAAGGTGACCAGCTTTATCTGACAGTAAAAAGTATCGGTAATGGAATAGAGATTGAAGGTGTGGATACACTGAAGATTGACAAGCTAACGCCGGATTCTTTAGTGTTAAGTTCCAATTATGGATATACTCTTGAGTATGTAAGGCAGAAATAA